In a genomic window of Arachnia rubra:
- a CDS encoding OsmC family protein encodes MPTHSYALTITWTGNTGEGTTSARAYSRNHEVAADGLPTILSSADPAFLGDATRWNPEQFYVAALSQCHMLWYLRFAANAGIVVTAYEDRPTGVMTQDASGAGQFENVTLNPVVTITADSDPKLAEELHHRVADYCFIARSVQTPIHHNVTIKSAG; translated from the coding sequence ATGCCCACCCACAGCTATGCACTCACGATCACTTGGACAGGAAACACTGGCGAGGGCACCACGAGCGCACGGGCGTACTCGCGAAACCACGAAGTTGCGGCAGACGGGCTTCCCACGATCTTGTCATCGGCCGACCCTGCGTTCCTCGGAGATGCAACGCGTTGGAACCCCGAGCAGTTCTACGTGGCCGCTCTCTCACAATGCCACATGCTCTGGTACCTCCGATTTGCAGCGAACGCCGGAATCGTGGTCACCGCTTACGAAGATCGGCCGACTGGCGTCATGACTCAAGACGCATCGGGAGCCGGGCAGTTCGAGAACGTCACGCTGAACCCTGTTGTGACGATTACCGCGGATAGCGATCCCAAACTCGCCGAGGAACTTCACCACCGCGTAGCGGACTACTGCTTCATCGCACGCTCGGTGCAGACACCTATCCACCACAATGTCACGATCAAAAGCGCTGGGTGA
- a CDS encoding IS30 family transposase, which produces MDEASAIDQISMLHLRYFLAVAEEGTVRAASERIGISQPSLSQQVAQLERRLGVRLFDRSSSGMRLSDAGNLLVGVSTRTIQALNDLGQHGIFVQRVGVPRGIDRDTLDSLVHRFGAHVSFKPIDSSRAEKLLGREIDAAIVRGPLTLSQPHTTTEQLRTAPLGVLVQSDHHLAAQQQINWAELLGQSLLWFDERRAPEYAKWWCHRVVATVLVREGLLVRRLLTVTDRAGIARGLAEGCGLREIARRIGRDVSVVSREVARNQGETGYKCVAADVAAQRRRARPKPRKIDADLVLKQRVIADLRRSRTPRQIAGRLRAEAGGDRLEPCQGSPTAQGASVSHEAIYTWIYAMPKKTLREHGVMLGSKRTSRQSRRRLGERKSPIVGMVSIDQRPQEVTGRKVPGHWEGDLIIGAYGRTAAITLVERTTRFVTILALPKGKNTDGVCDALIDHITGLPELMKGTLTWDQGSEMARHAAFTMATQMPVYFAHPHSPWERGSNENTNRLIRDYLPKGTPIPQHQPYLTAIAEELNERPRATLGYLTPREAFQKLLVASTT; this is translated from the coding sequence ATGGATGAAGCGAGTGCCATAGACCAGATCTCCATGCTGCATCTGAGATACTTTCTCGCCGTCGCGGAAGAAGGAACCGTCAGAGCTGCTTCCGAACGGATCGGCATTAGTCAACCCAGTCTTAGCCAGCAGGTAGCTCAACTGGAACGACGGCTTGGCGTCCGCCTGTTCGACCGTTCTTCGTCGGGCATGCGTCTAAGTGATGCTGGGAATCTGCTCGTGGGGGTCTCCACCCGCACAATTCAAGCGCTCAATGATCTCGGACAACACGGCATATTCGTGCAGAGGGTGGGAGTACCGCGAGGCATCGACCGCGACACGCTGGATAGCCTTGTCCATAGGTTCGGGGCTCATGTCAGCTTCAAGCCAATTGACTCCTCACGCGCTGAGAAGCTACTCGGGCGGGAGATCGATGCCGCGATCGTACGAGGCCCCCTTACCTTGAGCCAGCCGCACACCACGACGGAACAACTGCGCACAGCGCCGCTGGGTGTCTTGGTTCAGAGTGACCATCACCTCGCAGCACAACAGCAGATCAACTGGGCCGAACTCTTGGGACAGTCGTTGCTTTGGTTCGATGAACGACGAGCACCTGAATACGCTAAATGGTGGTGTCATAGGGTCGTAGCAACAGTGCTTGTTAGGGAGGGGTTGTTGGTGCGGCGGTTGTTGACGGTGACGGATCGGGCTGGGATCGCGAGGGGCTTGGCGGAGGGGTGTGGGTTACGTGAGATTGCTCGGCGGATTGGTAGGGATGTGTCGGTGGTTTCGCGGGAAGTGGCCCGGAATCAGGGTGAGACGGGGTACAAGTGTGTGGCTGCTGATGTAGCTGCGCAGCGGCGGCGTGCCCGGCCCAAGCCCCGCAAGATTGATGCTGATCTGGTGTTGAAGCAGCGGGTGATTGCTGATCTTCGGAGGTCTCGTACACCACGTCAGATCGCGGGAAGATTACGTGCTGAGGCTGGGGGTGACAGGCTTGAACCGTGTCAGGGTTCCCCCACGGCCCAAGGAGCGAGCGTGTCTCATGAAGCGATCTACACCTGGATTTATGCGATGCCGAAGAAGACGCTGCGGGAGCACGGTGTCATGCTCGGGTCGAAACGCACTAGCCGTCAGTCCCGGCGTCGTTTGGGTGAGCGGAAATCCCCGATTGTGGGAATGGTCAGTATCGATCAGCGGCCTCAGGAGGTTACAGGACGGAAGGTTCCCGGTCATTGGGAAGGAGACTTGATCATCGGCGCCTACGGCAGAACAGCCGCGATCACCCTCGTCGAACGAACCACCCGGTTCGTCACGATCCTCGCCCTGCCGAAGGGCAAGAACACAGACGGGGTGTGTGACGCCCTGATCGACCACATCACTGGGCTGCCCGAATTGATGAAGGGCACCCTGACCTGGGATCAGGGCTCTGAGATGGCCCGGCACGCCGCGTTCACCATGGCCACCCAGATGCCGGTGTACTTCGCCCATCCCCACTCTCCCTGGGAACGCGGCAGCAATGAGAACACCAACCGACTCATCCGTGACTACCTACCCAAAGGCACTCCCATCCCCCAACACCAGCCCTACCTCACAGCCATCGCCGAAGAACTGAACGAACGCCCCCGAGCCACCCTCGGCTACCTCACCCCACGAGAAGCTTTCCAGAAACTACTCGTTGCTTCCACCACTTGA
- a CDS encoding YciI family protein produces the protein MFIIEIHYSAPLTAIDEALEDHKAWLDEQYDAGLFLASGRQEPRTGGIIIAADQPRDQVETIVRADPFAVRGLAQHTIIEFYPSRTVFRE, from the coding sequence ATGTTCATTATCGAAATCCATTACTCCGCGCCACTCACTGCCATAGACGAGGCTCTTGAAGACCACAAGGCGTGGCTCGACGAACAGTACGATGCGGGTCTGTTTCTTGCTTCTGGAAGGCAAGAACCACGCACCGGCGGCATCATCATCGCTGCGGACCAGCCAAGAGACCAGGTTGAGACAATAGTGAGGGCAGACCCGTTCGCTGTTCGTGGTCTGGCACAACACACGATCATCGAGTTTTACCCGAGCCGTACGGTATTCAGAGAATAA
- a CDS encoding TetR/AcrR family transcriptional regulator: protein MSQRGSVERILDAVVKLVATYGPDTTTVRNVAAEAEVSVGAVQHHYRTKEELLVAAMTAAGDEFRQLAVERTGAVQEPREQLQALLQLLACVFDEDLSRGAVWTAFASRAATDPSLRALHVEQRQQVEQMLRDALSAAYPDSGIDSDDAAGLLALCDGIAVARAAEGPQRIDSGRAQRLVEQAIQAYEHRGNAPSGRMGPHGRRGRGPHR, encoded by the coding sequence ATGTCACAACGAGGATCGGTTGAACGCATTCTCGACGCCGTCGTGAAACTCGTCGCCACGTACGGTCCCGATACGACGACCGTACGCAACGTCGCGGCCGAGGCCGAGGTGTCGGTCGGTGCTGTCCAGCACCATTACAGAACCAAGGAGGAACTGCTGGTGGCGGCTATGACGGCCGCCGGTGACGAGTTCCGCCAGCTCGCCGTCGAGCGCACCGGTGCCGTCCAGGAGCCGCGGGAACAACTCCAGGCGCTCCTCCAGCTGCTCGCCTGCGTGTTTGATGAGGACCTGTCCCGCGGGGCCGTATGGACCGCGTTTGCGTCCAGGGCCGCGACCGACCCAAGCCTCCGGGCGCTGCACGTCGAGCAGCGGCAGCAGGTAGAGCAGATGCTGCGCGACGCCCTCAGCGCCGCCTATCCCGACTCTGGCATCGACTCCGACGACGCGGCCGGTCTGCTGGCGCTGTGCGACGGCATAGCGGTTGCGCGTGCCGCGGAAGGTCCGCAGCGCATCGATTCCGGGCGGGCACAGCGCCTGGTGGAGCAGGCAATACAAGCGTATGAGCATCGGGGCAATGCGCCGTCTGGGCGGATGGGTCCCCACGGCCGGCGTGGTCGTGGTCCACATCGGTGA